The nucleotide sequence aaataagacgttggtggtaagaagtatgactatcaccacccacaactctttgtgttctactcgtgcatatcatctacgcatagacctggctcggatgccactgttgggaaacgttgcatggaaaaccaaaaaaattctacacacacgcaagatctatccatggagatgcatagcaatgagggggagagtgtgtctgcataccctcgtagaccataagtggaagcgtttagtaacactattgatgtagtcaaacttctttgggatccaaccgatcgagtaccgaacgtacgacacctccgcgttcatcacacattcagctcggtgacgtccacaccttcttgatccaggaagATGACGAGGTAgttgatgagttccggcagcacgacggcgtggtgacggtgatggtgatgctatctccgcagggctttgcctaagcactacgaatatATGACCGAGGATGTAAAGGGTGGAGGGGgatgccgcacacggctaaacaattgtcatGGTTCtatgtggcgccccctcccacatatatatagatgTGGGGAGAGGGAAGAgtccaaggggcgccccaagttgggctgaatcctacttggggtcttccccaaGCCTCGCCCCTTCCTTATTTGAGTGCGGGAggaaggcaggaggaggaggcgcccccctcccctttcctttctctcacgaggagggaaaggtaggaggggccacccctcctctttccttcccttaGGGCCGGCCTGCCAAGGAGAGGGGCAcgccagccccctagtgggctggtatgtgccctcctttggcccattaggcccatacacttacgGGTGTGTCCAAAACCCCTTCCGGCTACCCGATGACTATCCGGTGCACTCCGAAATTCTtgtggtgtccgaataccatcgtcctatatatcaatctttacctctcaaccattttgagattcctcttcatgtccatgatcttatctaggactccgaacaacattcagtcatcaaataatataactcatataacactatatcgtcaacgaatgttaagcgtgcgaaccctacaagttcgagaactatgtagacatgaccgagacacctctccggtcaataaccaatagcggaacctggatatccatattgactcctacatattctacgaagatctttatcggtcgaaccttatgacaacatacataattccctttgtctatcggtatgttacttgcccgagattcgatcatcggtatcttcatacctagttcaatctcattatcgacaagtctctttactcgttccgtaatacatcgtaTTGCAACTaaatccttagtcactttgcttgcaaggcttcttatgatgtgtgttaccgagagggcccaaaggtacctctccgatactcggagtgacaaatcctaatctcgatctatgccaactcaacaaacaccttcagagatacctgtagagcatctttatgatcacccagtttcgttgtgatgtttgatagcacacaaggtatttctccggtattcggtagttgcatgAACTCATGGTCAAAGGgacatgtatttgacattcaagaaagcaatagcaataaacagaacgatcatatgctaagctaatggatgggtcttgtccatcacatcattctcctaatgatgtgatcccgttatcaaatgacaacacatgtctatggttaggaaaccttaaccatctttgatcaacgagctagtctagtagaggcttattagggacacggtatttgtttatgtattcacacatgtatttaagtttccgatcaatacaattctagcacgaataataaacctttatcatgaataaggaaatataaaatatcaactttattattgcctctagggcatatttccttcactgggaTCTCCAGTAGGACCTGCGGGACTCCATGCTTGGGGCCAGCTTTGTGTAATAAGCGTATGCCACATGATTTCAAGGATCCTCAAGGTACCCAATTTTACAGCAGATCTGGAGCCGGTTgagtggattgaaagttatgagttaGCCATGGATATGTTGGAAGTCAGCGATGCAGTTTGTGCTGGTTATCTGACAATGATGTTGGAAGGACTGGCATGCACGTGGATGAAAAATCTACTTGCTAATTCCATCAACGCTTGGGAGGAACTAAAGGAGCGTTTTATCAAGAACTTCCAGGGAACCTACAAGAGCCCAATGACGATTGTTGATTTGGAGCAGTGCATCCAACTTGACGGCGAATCAGCCCATCACTGGTTGCGCCGAGTTACAGAGATTATCCACTCGTCCGACAACATCTCGGCTGCTCAAGTCGTCTTGATCTTAGAAAAGAATTGACAGTTTCAACCTCTCATTCAGAAGCTTGGCCATCTCAAGCGAAAGGTGAAAGACATGGGTGAACTCATGGATGTTTTAACTCGGTATGCCAAGTCTGATAATACGAAAGATCCAACTTCAGATGATGAGAAGTCTGGCAAGGGCAAGAAAAACACCAGCAAGGGTCAACAGAACAACAAACACAATAGTGGTCAGGGGCACAGTGGCAACCATTCACCCTGtgcaaaaccgaaccgaaaaaactAAACCGAACCGAAAATTCAGTTTTTTCAGGTTTTGGTTATGGTTTCAGTTTGCAAAATCCAAAACCATACTcaattcggttttttcggtttaaaACCGAAAAAATTCGGTTAAACCGAACTAAATCGAAAGCCCAACAACATAAAAAATTACAGGCCCAGTCGGCCGGCCCAATAGGCAATGGCCCTAGGTCAACTCACAAGTCCCTCACGCTCACCAGTCACCACGCAGAGCCGCAACCCGCACAACGGCACAGGAGAGACCGAGGCCAGCCGCACAGAGCACAATATGGGTGGCGGCGGCGCCCTAGCTTAGCTAGGTCATACTCCGGTGCATCCATCCGCGCTCCGCAGATCCGGCCCCTCCGCGGCTCCGTAGCAGGCAAAGCTCCGTGCGTCCGTCCATCTCCCCTTCGTCCTCCATCGCGCACACCGGTGACGCTGACCTCTGCCGTCCGTCCTCTGCATCGCCGCTGACCTCCGGCTCCGCCCTCTTTCCTCCACGCCGTTGAGTCGCCGACTCGCTGACATCCGCGGCTCCGCCCTCCGTCGCGCTCGCCGACGCACGGTTCCACGGAGCAACACGAGCCGTCGACGCCATCATGGTAAGCCCATTCTTTGACCTTGAGTTCGATCTGGTTGGATACTTGTTCAGTAGCATAGCATCTCCCTGATCTCATGATACTTGTTCAGTAACATAGTTGGTTCAGTTTGGTTGCAGTAGTAGTGGCTGAGAAAAACAAGTATTTCTTCAGTAGTAGACTAGTAGTAGCGGCTGCAGTAGTGTTTGTTGAACGCTACAACAAGAAGAGAATGAGAACTTGTGGAGAGGGTAGCACTAGCTCAAATATGAGAACTGAATTAGACAAGTACCTAGCTGAGGATACCGAAGAGTTGACTGCAGAATTTGACCTTCTTGAGTGGTGGAAGTTGAATGCTGCTCGCTTTCCTGTCCTGTCAAAAATGGCTCGTGATATACTAGCAATCCCTATCTCAACGGTTGCTTCTGAATCAGCTTTTAGCACTAGTGGCCGTATTCTTGATGACTTTAGAAGCTCTTTGACACCAGCGACACTCCAAGCGTTGATATGTACACAAGATTGGCTGCGTAGTAAGCCTATCAATGTTGAACTTGATCTTGCTGAGTTGACCAAACTGGAGGAAGGTACTTAAATGGATGTGCA is from Triticum aestivum cultivar Chinese Spring chromosome 1B, IWGSC CS RefSeq v2.1, whole genome shotgun sequence and encodes:
- the LOC123129726 gene encoding zinc finger BED domain-containing protein RICESLEEPER 2, with product MRTCGEGSTSSNMRTELDKYLAEDTEELTAEFDLLEWWKLNAARFPVLSKMARDILAIPISTVASESAFSTSGRILDDFRSSLTPATLQALICTQDWLRSKPINVELDLAELTKLEEGVGALRLEDNGVISID